A single window of Halobacterium jilantaiense DNA harbors:
- a CDS encoding universal stress protein → MERAIAVVEASDSAKELVREAGELAAGVDAELVLLHVTTEDEYSDRRESMASIPDLNVNYTIDEAQDGARTFAKDIGRDVLGDVDIEPEAAGRVGEKGDEILQFADSTDADHIFLAGRKRSPTGKAIFGDVTQRIILEFDGAVTVVTT, encoded by the coding sequence ATGGAACGAGCGATTGCAGTCGTCGAGGCCAGCGACTCCGCGAAAGAGCTGGTCCGAGAGGCGGGTGAACTCGCAGCCGGTGTGGATGCGGAACTCGTCTTGCTGCACGTCACAACCGAAGACGAGTACAGCGACCGCCGCGAGTCGATGGCGAGCATCCCCGACCTGAACGTCAACTACACCATCGACGAAGCCCAGGACGGTGCCCGGACGTTCGCGAAGGACATCGGGCGGGACGTCCTCGGCGATGTCGACATCGAGCCGGAGGCCGCCGGCCGGGTCGGCGAGAAGGGCGACGAGATTCTCCAGTTCGCCGACAGCACCGACGCCGACCACATCTTCCTCGCGGGCCGCAAACGCTCTCCCACCGGGAAAGCCATCTTCGGGGACGTCACCCAGCGCATCATCCTCGAGTTCGACGGCGCGGTCACCGTCGTCACGACCTGA
- a CDS encoding DICT sensory domain-containing protein → MSLRRLIAEVRGREKTLTVYAPAEADVVDAVREYFASQHVTVRHERTDSGPRAVLSDDGEELASVDADALRKLTSRDLHEVGEAAPYSPLLACLDRTTFTSYDRRQMTQASREIEDRAWRANQGELHTGFQALSNVVTERETYEQLATSGLDVNVYGVPDEDLGATPFSVFGIDTEEVAKTWFVVFDGGGNREQSSALLAEERGEGFYGLWTYEPDLVERALGVLGEFRERA, encoded by the coding sequence ATGAGTCTCCGGCGTCTGATTGCAGAGGTTCGGGGGCGGGAGAAGACCCTCACCGTCTACGCCCCGGCCGAAGCGGACGTGGTGGACGCGGTCCGGGAGTACTTCGCGTCCCAGCACGTCACCGTCCGGCACGAGCGGACGGACAGCGGCCCGCGAGCCGTGCTCTCGGACGACGGCGAAGAGCTGGCGTCGGTCGATGCCGACGCGCTCCGCAAGCTGACTTCCCGGGACCTCCACGAGGTCGGGGAGGCAGCACCGTACAGCCCGCTGCTCGCGTGCCTCGACCGGACGACGTTCACGTCCTACGACCGCCGCCAGATGACACAGGCGTCCCGCGAGATAGAGGACCGCGCGTGGCGGGCGAATCAGGGCGAACTCCACACGGGGTTCCAGGCGCTCTCGAACGTCGTGACCGAGCGAGAGACCTACGAGCAGTTGGCGACCAGTGGGCTGGACGTCAACGTCTACGGGGTGCCGGACGAGGACCTGGGAGCGACGCCGTTCTCGGTGTTCGGTATCGACACCGAGGAGGTGGCAAAGACCTGGTTCGTGGTGTTCGACGGCGGCGGGAACCGCGAGCAGTCCTCGGCGCTGCTCGCCGAGGAGCGCGGCGAGGGATTCTACGGCCTCTGGACGTACGAGCCGGACCTCGTCGAGCGCGCGCTCGGCGTGCTGGGCGAGTTCCGTGAGCGGGCGTGA
- a CDS encoding DICT sensory domain-containing protein, which translates to MTGFREVVADIGGRNRVLTVYAEGARELVAAARSYFASQSVTVAEESTGDERVVLSDPDGTELVTVGLDALRDLTRGFERGVGDGASYTELLSHLDQTTFVSYDRRQMLQATREVEDRAWRLGDGSLYAGFQRLSKLRDQRRVYERLAGTDLDVHVYGQRDAAVSLPSSLTVHERESAAFLDTWFVLFDADEAGESAMLLAVEESDGFEGFWTFDDDLVADGLAALRAET; encoded by the coding sequence GTGACGGGGTTTCGGGAGGTGGTCGCGGACATCGGGGGGCGGAATCGGGTTCTCACCGTCTACGCCGAGGGCGCACGCGAACTGGTTGCGGCCGCTCGGTCGTACTTCGCGTCCCAGAGCGTGACAGTCGCGGAGGAGTCGACCGGCGACGAGCGGGTCGTGCTGTCCGATCCGGACGGGACAGAGCTCGTGACCGTCGGTCTCGACGCGCTCAGAGACCTGACGCGGGGGTTCGAACGCGGCGTCGGCGACGGCGCGTCGTACACCGAACTGCTCTCGCACCTCGACCAGACGACGTTCGTGTCCTACGACCGCCGCCAGATGCTTCAGGCGACCCGGGAGGTCGAGGACCGCGCGTGGCGGCTGGGGGACGGCAGCCTGTACGCCGGATTCCAGCGGCTGTCGAAGCTCCGCGACCAGCGTCGGGTGTACGAGCGGCTGGCGGGCACCGACCTCGACGTTCACGTGTACGGGCAGCGTGACGCGGCGGTGTCCCTGCCGTCGTCGCTGACGGTTCACGAGCGAGAGTCGGCGGCGTTCCTCGATACCTGGTTCGTGCTGTTCGACGCCGACGAGGCGGGCGAGTCGGCGATGCTGCTGGCGGTCGAGGAGTCGGACGGATTCGAGGGGTTCTGGACGTTCGACGACGATCTGGTGGCGGACGGATTGGCGGCGCTGCGGGCGGAGACGTAA
- a CDS encoding metal-dependent hydrolase family protein, whose product MRVFDTGRLVDGRRDDAVEDARLVVDDGEVVDAGPREHVDAPADADRESLPDATIVPGFVDAHVHLQGARSMNIEDWLATPDSEAAARATTDLRRLVDAGFTSARDLGSSVGLGLRAAVRDGEVPGPRVFTSGRAISQTAGHGDVHGVPHERVADGTPLSTLADGPAECRKEARKRLREGVDCLKVMTTGGVLSQRDTPDVRQFTDDEIAAMTQEAERVGVQVASHAQGADGIVAALRNGVDTIEHGFHLDDRGLDLLAERDATFVPTLAIMHRITERGDDYGVPEWGLEKSRAARESHLDAVERAYEAGVPVAAGTDFMGPELVPHGENALEMELFVDEIGMTEMEAIQAGTRVSARTLPRDDVGTLEADQRADFAVLSGDPLADISAVRDVEATYVDGERVDGYS is encoded by the coding sequence ATGCGAGTGTTCGACACGGGACGGCTGGTAGACGGGCGACGCGACGACGCCGTCGAGGACGCGCGGCTGGTGGTCGACGACGGCGAAGTCGTCGACGCGGGGCCACGCGAGCACGTCGACGCGCCCGCGGACGCAGACAGGGAATCGCTCCCGGACGCGACCATCGTCCCGGGGTTCGTGGACGCGCACGTCCACTTGCAGGGTGCCCGCTCGATGAACATCGAGGACTGGCTGGCGACGCCGGACTCGGAGGCCGCGGCGCGCGCGACCACAGACCTCCGGCGGCTGGTCGACGCCGGGTTCACGAGCGCCCGCGACCTCGGGAGCTCCGTCGGCCTGGGGCTGCGCGCCGCCGTCCGGGACGGCGAGGTGCCGGGGCCGCGGGTGTTCACGAGCGGGCGAGCAATCTCCCAGACCGCGGGCCACGGCGACGTACACGGCGTCCCCCACGAGCGCGTGGCCGACGGCACGCCGCTGTCGACGCTGGCCGACGGGCCGGCTGAGTGCCGGAAGGAAGCCCGGAAGCGCCTCCGCGAAGGGGTCGACTGCCTGAAAGTCATGACGACGGGCGGCGTGCTCAGCCAGCGCGACACCCCGGACGTCCGCCAGTTCACGGACGACGAGATTGCGGCGATGACACAGGAGGCCGAGCGCGTCGGCGTGCAGGTCGCCTCGCACGCGCAGGGTGCCGACGGCATCGTGGCCGCGCTCCGGAACGGCGTCGACACCATCGAGCACGGGTTCCACCTCGACGACCGGGGCCTCGACCTGCTGGCCGAGCGAGACGCGACGTTCGTGCCGACGCTCGCAATCATGCACCGCATCACCGAGCGCGGCGACGACTACGGCGTCCCCGAGTGGGGGCTGGAGAAGTCGCGAGCGGCCCGCGAGTCGCACCTCGACGCCGTCGAGCGAGCCTACGAGGCCGGCGTCCCCGTCGCGGCCGGCACGGACTTCATGGGGCCCGAACTGGTTCCCCACGGGGAGAACGCCCTGGAGATGGAGCTGTTCGTCGACGAGATCGGGATGACCGAGATGGAGGCCATTCAGGCGGGAACGCGCGTGTCGGCGCGCACGCTCCCGCGAGACGACGTGGGGACCCTGGAAGCGGACCAGCGCGCGGACTTCGCCGTGCTGTCTGGGGACCCGCTGGCGGACATCTCCGCGGTGCGGGACGTCGAGGCCACGTACGTGGACGGCGAGCGCGTCGACGGCTACTCGTAG
- a CDS encoding cyclase family protein, protein MRDLSQDLTAGQPYPGDPPVRVTPHATMTEDGYRVAELACSTHSGTHVDAPSHLCEDGASLGAFDVADFRFDARVLDCTDFGDREPVPSERVPDTDADLLLVHTGFATYWGTDEYLDHPYLSAAAAERCASQGCAVGLDAPSVDPSPSPNASDDEPAGYPAHHALLGAGLPILENLTNLAGLPERVTVHAYPLPVDADGAPARVVAEP, encoded by the coding sequence ATGCGCGACCTCTCGCAGGACCTGACCGCCGGCCAGCCCTACCCCGGTGACCCGCCGGTGCGCGTGACGCCGCACGCGACGATGACCGAGGACGGCTACCGGGTCGCCGAACTCGCCTGCAGCACGCACTCGGGGACGCACGTGGACGCGCCGAGCCACCTGTGCGAGGACGGCGCTTCGCTCGGCGCGTTCGACGTCGCGGACTTCCGATTCGACGCGCGCGTCCTCGATTGTACAGACTTCGGGGACCGCGAGCCGGTTCCCTCCGAGCGCGTCCCGGACACGGACGCCGACCTCCTCCTCGTTCACACGGGATTCGCGACTTACTGGGGCACAGACGAGTACCTCGACCACCCCTACCTCTCGGCGGCGGCCGCCGAGCGCTGCGCGAGCCAGGGGTGCGCCGTCGGCCTCGATGCGCCGAGCGTGGACCCGTCTCCGTCACCGAACGCGAGCGACGACGAGCCAGCCGGCTACCCCGCCCACCACGCGCTGCTCGGTGCCGGCCTGCCGATTCTGGAGAATCTGACGAATCTGGCCGGGCTGCCGGAGCGCGTCACCGTCCACGCGTACCCGCTGCCGGTCGACGCGGACGGTGCCCCCGCCAGGGTCGTCGCCGAGCCCTGA
- a CDS encoding DUF7112 family protein, giving the protein MSEYVTHESLLSVVGTVERAGGTRRLEVRLPADSDASFPVGDVVRVVLGGSEHRARVDQTADGTPVFRGAYDTPSQARDPGAATNRLGEWVEDVGLEAGRSVHVDVVEAEFKYGVRAPGADATYESTGRPDPGLADIAASLDDE; this is encoded by the coding sequence GTGAGCGAGTACGTCACCCACGAGAGCCTGCTATCGGTCGTGGGCACGGTCGAGCGCGCGGGCGGCACGCGCCGTCTGGAGGTCCGGCTGCCAGCTGACAGCGACGCGTCGTTCCCGGTCGGAGACGTGGTTCGAGTCGTTCTCGGCGGCAGCGAGCATCGGGCGCGCGTCGACCAGACTGCCGACGGGACGCCCGTGTTCAGGGGAGCCTACGACACGCCGAGTCAGGCCCGCGACCCGGGCGCTGCGACGAACCGGCTCGGCGAGTGGGTCGAGGACGTGGGTCTGGAAGCCGGTCGGTCGGTCCACGTCGACGTCGTCGAGGCGGAGTTCAAGTACGGCGTACGGGCACCGGGCGCAGACGCGACCTACGAGTCGACCGGCCGGCCCGACCCCGGACTGGCGGACATCGCGGCGTCGCTCGACGACGAGTAG
- a CDS encoding sensor histidine kinase, producing the protein MTHERRLLSNVRGAAHRADCVTGLHEAVCRAVVDSGPDYAYVYGPGVEATAGIEDPDPPETPPDAEHVETVDADPGREYHVPLSDGDDRHGTLAFAADDSVDSSDTDTLLAVGSTVALAAGKLEAEADNRDLDADLEVERRQFRKLHSIAAQMVGCEEEQSIYHLAIDAAENILEFDICGIDVARDGYLVPVALSTGLDSEDSIRRPDDEGIAGQTYQDDKRIIVDDVTDHEVAEPANDAYRSLLSVPIQGIGVFQAAAEREAAFSERDAELAELLMSHVGETLSRLWSDQALRESEQKYRTVIEQSHDAVTIHRDDGYDFVNPRGTELFGRDEDTILDIDVRDVVHPGDHEKLTTVADGAAEVGDQETFEARVQRPDGDVRHCEFSTTIITYQGEPAVLASIRDITERKERERELERQNERLDQFAGVVSHDLRSPLNVASGSLDLARETGDPEHFDRAANALDRMNSLVEDVLALARQGRLVDETEPVSLADAASDAWSSVDAPESTVRFEVDSARVEADHGRLLELFENLFRNAVEHGSTSPDSQARPDAVGDGSDGVTVTVSALPDGFAVEDDGPGIPEDSLDNVFERGFTSTDDGTGFGLAIVREIAEAHDWRVDAVPTDGDRGARFEVTEASILD; encoded by the coding sequence ATGACTCACGAACGGCGCTTGCTCTCGAACGTTCGCGGGGCGGCCCACAGGGCCGACTGTGTCACTGGGTTACACGAGGCGGTCTGCCGTGCGGTCGTCGACAGCGGCCCCGACTACGCGTACGTCTACGGACCCGGCGTCGAGGCCACGGCGGGTATCGAGGACCCAGACCCGCCGGAAACGCCGCCGGACGCGGAGCACGTCGAGACAGTCGACGCAGACCCGGGCCGCGAATACCACGTCCCCCTGAGCGACGGCGACGACCGCCACGGCACGCTCGCATTCGCTGCGGACGACTCCGTCGACTCGTCGGACACCGACACCCTCCTCGCCGTCGGCAGCACGGTCGCGCTCGCCGCCGGGAAACTCGAGGCAGAGGCCGACAACCGCGACCTGGACGCGGACCTCGAAGTCGAACGCCGCCAGTTCCGCAAACTCCACAGCATCGCCGCTCAGATGGTCGGCTGCGAGGAAGAACAGTCCATCTACCATCTCGCCATCGACGCCGCGGAGAACATCCTCGAGTTCGACATCTGTGGCATCGACGTGGCGCGCGACGGCTATCTCGTCCCGGTCGCACTCTCGACCGGACTGGACTCCGAGGACTCCATCCGGCGGCCGGACGACGAGGGTATCGCCGGACAGACCTATCAGGACGACAAGCGCATCATCGTCGACGACGTGACCGACCACGAGGTCGCCGAACCCGCCAACGACGCCTACCGGTCGCTGCTCAGCGTCCCGATTCAGGGCATCGGCGTGTTCCAGGCGGCCGCCGAGCGCGAAGCCGCGTTCTCCGAGCGGGACGCCGAACTCGCCGAACTCCTGATGTCCCACGTCGGGGAGACACTCAGCCGGCTCTGGTCCGACCAGGCGCTCCGGGAGAGCGAACAGAAGTACCGGACCGTCATCGAGCAGAGCCACGACGCCGTCACCATCCACCGCGACGACGGCTACGACTTCGTGAACCCGCGTGGCACCGAGCTGTTCGGTCGCGACGAGGACACCATCCTCGATATCGACGTCCGTGACGTCGTCCACCCCGGTGACCACGAGAAGCTCACGACGGTCGCCGACGGCGCGGCGGAGGTCGGCGACCAGGAGACGTTCGAGGCGCGCGTCCAGCGGCCCGACGGCGATGTCCGTCACTGTGAGTTCTCCACGACAATCATCACCTACCAGGGGGAGCCAGCCGTGCTGGCGTCCATCCGCGACATCACCGAACGCAAGGAGCGCGAGCGGGAACTCGAACGCCAGAACGAGCGCCTCGACCAGTTCGCGGGCGTCGTCAGCCACGACCTCCGCAGCCCCCTGAACGTCGCCTCGGGGAGCCTCGACCTGGCGCGAGAGACCGGTGACCCGGAGCACTTCGACCGGGCGGCGAACGCTCTGGACCGCATGAATTCGCTCGTCGAGGACGTGCTCGCGCTCGCCCGCCAGGGCCGCCTCGTCGACGAGACCGAGCCGGTGTCACTCGCGGACGCCGCCAGCGACGCCTGGAGCTCTGTGGACGCGCCGGAGTCGACCGTCCGCTTCGAGGTCGACAGCGCGCGCGTCGAGGCCGACCACGGCCGCCTCCTGGAACTCTTCGAGAATCTCTTCCGGAACGCCGTCGAGCACGGCTCGACGAGTCCTGACTCGCAGGCCCGCCCAGACGCCGTCGGAGACGGGAGTGACGGCGTCACCGTTACCGTCTCCGCGCTACCGGACGGTTTCGCGGTCGAAGACGACGGACCGGGCATCCCCGAGGACTCTCTGGACAACGTCTTCGAACGCGGGTTCACGTCCACGGACGACGGCACGGGCTTCGGGCTGGCCATCGTCCGGGAAATCGCCGAAGCCCACGACTGGCGGGTCGACGCGGTGCCGACCGACGGCGACCGCGGCGCGCGCTTCGAGGTCACTGAGGCCAGTATCCTCGACTGA
- a CDS encoding response regulator produces the protein MTDEVAEVLVVDDDEALTDVYAAWLGDEYNVVTATTGTVALDTLDTDDVDVVLLDRRMPGLSGEDVLERIRNAEYECRVAMVTGVRPNTDVVELGFDEYLLKPVDREDLKATVETLLDRSKYDDKLQELYSLMSKRALLESEAEDGSVQLDDSYDNLVDRIENLREQINETVTDFGHDDFRVAFRDLPNGQTGSD, from the coding sequence ATGACCGACGAAGTGGCGGAAGTTTTGGTGGTGGACGACGACGAGGCGCTCACGGACGTCTACGCAGCGTGGCTTGGCGACGAGTACAACGTCGTGACTGCTACGACGGGTACCGTGGCGCTCGACACCCTCGACACTGACGACGTCGACGTAGTTTTACTCGACCGTCGCATGCCTGGGCTCTCCGGGGAAGATGTCCTCGAACGCATCCGGAACGCGGAGTACGAGTGCCGTGTCGCGATGGTTACCGGCGTCCGTCCGAACACGGACGTCGTCGAACTCGGCTTCGACGAGTACCTGCTGAAACCGGTCGACCGCGAGGACCTCAAGGCCACCGTCGAGACCTTACTCGACCGCTCGAAGTACGACGACAAACTCCAGGAGCTGTACTCCCTGATGTCGAAGCGCGCCCTCCTCGAATCGGAAGCGGAGGACGGCAGCGTCCAACTCGACGACTCCTACGACAACCTCGTCGACCGCATCGAGAACCTCCGCGAGCAAATCAACGAGACGGTGACCGACTTCGGCCACGACGACTTCCGGGTGGCGTTCCGCGACCTCCCGAACGGCCAGACCGGCAGCGACTGA
- a CDS encoding transcription initiation factor IIB: protein MSDSTIRTYSSDQRQTENESTSTTDESVLTCPECGGQVVDDEEHGESVCVECGLVVEEDGIDRGPEWRAFDSKEKDQKSRVGAPTTNMMHDKGLSTNIGWQDKDAYGNSLSSNQRQKMQRLRKWNERFRTRNSKERNLKQALGEIERMASALGLPKEVRETASVIYRRALSEDLLPGRSIEGVATAALYASARQLQTPRSIDEVANVSRIDEMEFKRTYRYIVRELSLEVAPADPSQYVPRFASELDLPDEVERRSRELLENAQKDGVTSGKSPVGLAAAAIYASSLLTNHKVTQSEVSDVTDVSEVTIRNRYQELLEATEAAA from the coding sequence ATGAGTGACAGTACAATCCGAACCTACAGCAGTGACCAGCGCCAGACAGAGAACGAATCCACGTCGACGACCGACGAGAGCGTCCTGACCTGCCCCGAGTGCGGCGGGCAGGTCGTCGACGACGAGGAGCACGGCGAATCAGTCTGCGTCGAGTGCGGGCTGGTCGTCGAGGAGGACGGCATCGACCGCGGGCCGGAGTGGCGCGCGTTCGATTCCAAAGAGAAAGACCAGAAGTCCCGCGTGGGCGCGCCGACGACGAACATGATGCACGACAAGGGGCTGTCGACGAACATCGGCTGGCAGGACAAAGACGCCTACGGCAACAGCCTCTCGTCCAACCAGCGTCAGAAGATGCAGCGGCTGCGCAAGTGGAACGAGCGCTTCCGCACCCGCAACAGCAAGGAACGCAACCTCAAGCAGGCCCTCGGCGAAATCGAACGCATGGCCTCCGCGCTCGGCCTCCCGAAGGAGGTACGCGAGACGGCGTCGGTCATCTACCGCCGCGCGCTCTCCGAGGACCTCCTCCCCGGCCGCAGCATCGAGGGCGTCGCCACGGCTGCCCTCTACGCGTCGGCCCGCCAGCTGCAGACGCCGCGCTCCATCGACGAGGTGGCGAACGTCAGCCGCATCGACGAGATGGAGTTCAAGCGCACGTACCGCTACATCGTGCGCGAGCTGAGCCTTGAGGTCGCGCCCGCGGACCCCTCGCAGTACGTCCCGCGGTTCGCCAGCGAACTCGACCTCCCGGACGAGGTCGAGCGTCGCTCCCGGGAACTCCTCGAGAACGCCCAGAAGGACGGCGTCACGTCCGGGAAGTCCCCGGTCGGCCTCGCCGCGGCGGCCATCTACGCGTCCAGCCTGCTCACCAACCACAAGGTGACCCAGAGCGAGGTCAGCGACGTCACGGACGTCAGCGAGGTCACCATCCGGAACCGCTACCAGGAGCTCCTGGAAGCGACCGAAGCGGCCGCCTAG
- a CDS encoding DUF1684 domain-containing protein codes for MNEDFDEAEWRERVREFRAEKDDFFGSHDQSPIPPEDREGFDGLDYFDPDPEFRVTAKYSAVTDTESVELETTQGPPAEYTRAAVLGFDLDGDHYTLTAFHVEGEDTLFVPFTDATNDDATYDRGRYLDVDPADADDGDPIALDFNLAYNPFCAYSDNFACAVPPSDNHVPVAVEAGERNYA; via the coding sequence ATGAACGAGGACTTCGACGAGGCCGAGTGGCGGGAGCGCGTCCGCGAGTTCCGCGCGGAGAAAGACGACTTCTTCGGCAGCCACGACCAGTCGCCGATTCCGCCCGAGGACCGCGAGGGCTTCGACGGCCTCGACTACTTCGACCCCGACCCCGAGTTCCGAGTGACGGCGAAGTACAGCGCGGTCACGGACACCGAGTCCGTCGAACTGGAGACGACGCAGGGGCCGCCCGCGGAGTACACGCGGGCCGCCGTCCTCGGCTTCGACCTCGACGGCGACCACTACACCCTGACGGCGTTCCACGTCGAGGGCGAAGACACGCTCTTCGTCCCGTTCACGGACGCAACGAACGATGACGCGACCTACGACCGCGGCCGATACCTGGACGTCGACCCAGCGGACGCCGACGACGGCGACCCCATCGCGCTGGACTTCAACCTCGCGTACAACCCCTTCTGCGCGTACAGCGACAACTTCGCGTGTGCAGTGCCTCCGTCGGACAACCACGTACCCGTCGCTGTCGAGGCCGGCGAACGGAACTACGCGTAG
- the rtcA gene encoding RNA 3'-terminal phosphate cyclase produces the protein MHVLDGSSGGGQLVRTALSCAAVSGEPFRMRYVRRARSNPGLQAQHCAAIEAVADICDAATEGVEVGSEAFTFEPRVAAEEADEEEPVLGGSTSVEVGTAGSVPLVFDALLPVATALEEPIEASLTGGTDAKWAPPFDYFRHVKLPLLREHGLEAEVSVDRRGFYPRGGGEATLTVHPSEFAPLSLTERGARESLTAYSVAEASLAEDDVAERQAEAAAPDATHEIEYAEADSVGSAVVLAAEYEQSRAGFTGLGDRTTSAEEVGEAAAEAFAEFEDGDAAVDGHLADQLVPILAVAGGEVRAPEVTTHVETVVDLLGEFGYDVTVEDDGDAVVISA, from the coding sequence ATGCACGTTCTCGACGGGAGTTCCGGTGGCGGTCAACTCGTCCGCACGGCGCTGTCGTGCGCGGCGGTCTCCGGAGAGCCCTTCCGGATGCGGTACGTGCGGCGCGCCCGGTCGAACCCCGGGCTGCAGGCCCAGCACTGCGCCGCTATTGAGGCCGTCGCCGACATCTGTGACGCAGCGACAGAGGGAGTCGAAGTCGGCTCGGAGGCGTTCACATTCGAGCCGCGTGTGGCAGCCGAAGAGGCCGACGAGGAGGAGCCAGTACTCGGCGGGTCGACGAGCGTCGAGGTCGGAACGGCGGGCTCCGTCCCGCTGGTGTTCGACGCGCTGCTGCCGGTGGCGACCGCCCTCGAGGAGCCGATCGAGGCGTCGCTCACGGGCGGGACGGACGCGAAGTGGGCTCCGCCGTTCGACTACTTCCGGCACGTGAAGCTGCCGCTGCTCCGCGAGCACGGCCTCGAAGCCGAGGTCTCGGTCGACCGCCGCGGGTTCTATCCGCGCGGCGGCGGCGAGGCGACGTTGACGGTCCATCCCTCGGAGTTCGCCCCGCTCTCGCTCACGGAGCGCGGCGCTCGCGAGTCCCTGACCGCGTACTCCGTGGCGGAGGCGTCGCTGGCCGAAGACGACGTCGCGGAGCGGCAGGCCGAGGCGGCCGCGCCGGACGCGACTCACGAAATCGAGTACGCAGAGGCGGACTCGGTCGGGTCGGCCGTCGTGCTCGCCGCGGAGTACGAGCAGTCCCGCGCGGGCTTCACGGGTCTCGGCGACCGCACGACGTCCGCCGAGGAAGTCGGTGAGGCGGCCGCCGAGGCGTTCGCCGAGTTCGAGGACGGCGACGCCGCGGTCGACGGCCACCTCGCAGACCAGCTCGTCCCGATTCTCGCGGTCGCCGGCGGCGAGGTGCGTGCGCCCGAGGTGACGACACACGTGGAGACGGTTGTCGACCTGCTCGGGGAGTTCGGCTACGACGTGACTGTCGAGGACGACGGCGACGCGGTCGTCATCTCGGCCTGA
- a CDS encoding carotenoid biosynthesis protein → MPNTRTFVASVLALWAVALATAVVTWPLDATLALFVGGAAVAYAAELVVIQLGWLEHHVGPKLLGVPLYVLAGWTGTVYVAYRFALLAVEGWLAVALAAVLATGYDVAADPKGVADGHWTYHTDLGGPAYRGVPWWNFAGWLAVAGATAGLASLFL, encoded by the coding sequence ATGCCGAACACGCGCACCTTCGTCGCGAGCGTGCTCGCCCTCTGGGCCGTCGCGCTCGCCACCGCCGTCGTCACGTGGCCGCTGGACGCGACGCTCGCGCTGTTCGTCGGCGGCGCAGCAGTCGCGTACGCCGCGGAACTCGTCGTGATTCAGCTCGGCTGGCTGGAACACCACGTCGGTCCGAAGCTGCTCGGCGTGCCGCTGTACGTGCTCGCCGGCTGGACCGGCACCGTCTACGTCGCCTACCGGTTCGCGCTGCTCGCGGTCGAGGGCTGGCTCGCGGTCGCACTCGCTGCCGTGCTCGCGACCGGCTACGACGTCGCCGCCGACCCCAAGGGCGTCGCGGACGGCCACTGGACGTACCACACCGACCTCGGCGGGCCGGCCTACCGGGGTGTCCCCTGGTGGAACTTCGCCGGCTGGCTCGCCGTCGCCGGCGCGACCGCTGGACTGGCGTCGCTGTTCCTCTGA